The following proteins are co-located in the Pseudomonas sp. ATCC 13867 genome:
- a CDS encoding LysE family translocator, which translates to MPIELLGAFVLFAFVTSITPGPNNMMLLASGVNFGIRRTIPHMLGISIGFLLLVVAVGMGLHQLFERFPASYQALRYAGGAYLLYLAWKIARAGAPEAADAQGSQPMSFLQAAAFQWVNPKAWVMAVGAIATYLPPDAFISNVIILATLFAVVNLPSVGVWTIIGSLLRRWLEDPRRLRLFNVGMAALLVASLYPLLTSA; encoded by the coding sequence ATGCCCATCGAACTCCTCGGCGCCTTCGTGCTGTTCGCCTTCGTCACCTCCATCACCCCCGGCCCCAACAACATGATGCTGCTGGCCTCGGGCGTGAATTTCGGCATCCGCCGGACCATTCCGCACATGCTTGGCATCAGCATCGGCTTTCTGCTGCTGGTGGTGGCCGTCGGCATGGGCCTGCACCAGCTGTTCGAGCGCTTCCCGGCGAGCTACCAGGCACTGCGCTACGCGGGCGGCGCCTACCTGCTTTACCTCGCGTGGAAGATCGCCCGTGCCGGCGCCCCCGAAGCCGCCGATGCGCAAGGCAGCCAGCCGATGAGCTTTCTCCAGGCCGCCGCCTTCCAGTGGGTCAACCCCAAGGCCTGGGTCATGGCAGTGGGCGCCATCGCCACCTACCTGCCGCCCGACGCCTTCATCAGCAACGTGATTATCCTGGCCACCCTGTTCGCCGTGGTCAACCTGCCCAGCGTGGGCGTCTGGACGATCATCGGCAGCCTGCTGCGGCGCTGGCTGGAAGATCCCAGGCGCCTGCGCCTGTTCAATGTCGGCATGGCGGCCCTGCTGGTCGCCTCGCTCTACCCGCTGCTCACCAGCGCCTGA
- a CDS encoding MarR family winged helix-turn-helix transcriptional regulator, which translates to MPDLIKSALQLQAIEAFFYSYRAFTAKPDEMLARRGLSRVHHRILFFIARKPGLSVSQLLAALGVTKQALNTPLRQLVEMHLIRSEAADSDKRKRLLELTPEGSKLEKALRREQDRLLRRAFNEAGEDAVKGWMAVNQAIAHPLERD; encoded by the coding sequence ATGCCTGACCTAATAAAAAGCGCACTGCAGCTCCAGGCCATCGAAGCGTTCTTCTACAGCTACCGAGCCTTCACCGCGAAACCGGACGAAATGCTCGCCCGCCGCGGGCTCAGCCGTGTCCATCACCGCATCCTGTTCTTCATCGCACGCAAGCCGGGCCTGAGCGTCAGCCAGTTGCTCGCCGCCCTGGGCGTGACCAAGCAGGCCCTGAACACGCCGCTGCGCCAACTGGTGGAAATGCACCTGATCCGCAGCGAAGCGGCCGACAGCGACAAGCGCAAACGCCTGCTGGAACTGACGCCCGAAGGCAGCAAGCTGGAGAAAGCCCTGCGCCGCGAACAGGACCGGCTGTTGCGCCGCGCCTTCAACGAGGCCGGCGAGGATGCGGTCAAGGGCTGGATGGCGGTGAACCAGGCCATCGCCCATCCGCTGGAACGGGATTAA
- a CDS encoding aminotransferase-like domain-containing protein encodes MAFSERIARLKSSLIREILAAAQRPEVMSFAGGLPAEAMLPKVEWADMPAGMGQYGMSEGEPALREAIAADARKLGVPCEASQVLIVSGSQQTLDLASKLFIDPGTEVLLEAPTYLAALQAFQLFGANCLTVPLGAEGPDVAALRQRLETSKPAFAYLIPTFQNPSGVRYSEQRRDEVAAVLDEFGVTLIEDEPYRELVFDEGAATPLVSRLKTSSWIYTGTVSKTLLPGLRVGFLIATPDLFPHLLRLKQSADLHTNRVGQWQALQWFGTEAYRGHLAELRDFYRIRRDAMQVQLAEHFAELADWNLPQGGLFYWLKLKQPLDTRTLLDAALRQNVAFMPGEPFFTDPDANPGYLRLNFSHVAPERAGEGLRRLAAVIREAQAH; translated from the coding sequence ATGGCCTTCTCCGAACGCATTGCCCGTCTGAAAAGCTCCCTGATTCGTGAAATCCTGGCTGCGGCGCAGCGTCCGGAAGTGATGTCCTTCGCCGGCGGCCTGCCCGCCGAGGCCATGCTGCCGAAGGTCGAGTGGGCCGATATGCCCGCGGGCATGGGCCAGTACGGCATGAGCGAGGGCGAACCGGCCCTGCGCGAGGCCATCGCCGCCGACGCGCGCAAGCTGGGCGTACCCTGCGAGGCGAGCCAGGTGCTGATCGTCAGCGGCTCGCAGCAGACTCTCGATCTGGCCAGCAAGCTGTTCATCGATCCGGGCACCGAGGTGCTGCTCGAAGCGCCGACCTACCTGGCCGCGCTGCAGGCGTTCCAGCTGTTCGGGGCGAACTGCCTGACGGTGCCGCTGGGCGCCGAAGGCCCGGACGTTGCCGCGCTGCGCCAGCGTCTTGAGACCAGCAAGCCGGCCTTCGCCTACCTGATCCCGACCTTCCAGAATCCGTCCGGCGTGCGCTACAGCGAACAGCGTCGCGACGAGGTCGCCGCCGTGCTCGACGAGTTCGGCGTGACCCTGATCGAGGACGAGCCCTACCGCGAGCTGGTGTTCGACGAAGGCGCCGCGACTCCGCTGGTCAGCCGCCTGAAGACCTCCAGCTGGATCTACACCGGCACCGTTTCCAAGACGCTGTTGCCGGGCCTGCGCGTGGGCTTCCTGATCGCCACCCCGGACCTGTTCCCGCACCTGCTGCGCCTGAAGCAGTCCGCCGACCTGCATACCAACCGTGTCGGCCAGTGGCAGGCGCTGCAATGGTTCGGCACCGAGGCCTACCGTGGCCACCTGGCCGAGCTGCGCGACTTCTACCGCATCCGCCGCGATGCCATGCAGGTGCAACTGGCGGAGCACTTCGCCGAGCTGGCCGACTGGAACCTGCCCCAGGGCGGGCTGTTCTACTGGCTGAAGCTCAAGCAGCCGCTGGACACGCGCACACTGCTCGACGCGGCCCTGCGGCAGAACGTAGCCTTCATGCCTGGCGAGCCGTTCTTCACCGACCCGGACGCCAACCCCGGCTACCTGCGGCTGAACTTCAGCCACGTGGCGCCCGAGCGCGCGGGCGAGGGCCTGCGTCGCCTGGCTGCGGTAATCCGCGAAGCCCAGGCTCACTGA
- a CDS encoding glutathione S-transferase family protein, which produces MYTVYGDQLSGNCYKVKLALHLLGLPYQWRDIDILKGETQTPEFLAKNPNGKVPVLELEDGTCLWESNAILNFLADGSDLLPGEPRLRTQVLQWQFFEQYSHEPYVAVARFIEFYLGLPEERREEYVRCHKGGYKALKVMEKQLEQTPYLVGDSYSIADITLYAYTHVAHQGGFDLSNFPAINAWLARVADHPRHVGMQD; this is translated from the coding sequence ATGTACACCGTCTACGGCGATCAACTTTCCGGCAACTGCTACAAGGTCAAGCTGGCCCTGCACCTGCTCGGCCTGCCTTACCAGTGGCGCGACATCGATATCCTCAAGGGCGAGACGCAGACGCCCGAGTTTCTGGCGAAGAACCCCAACGGCAAGGTGCCGGTGCTGGAGCTGGAAGACGGCACCTGCCTGTGGGAGTCCAACGCCATCCTCAACTTCCTCGCCGACGGCAGCGACCTGCTGCCCGGCGAACCGCGCCTGCGCACCCAGGTGCTGCAATGGCAGTTCTTCGAGCAGTACAGCCACGAGCCCTACGTGGCGGTGGCGCGCTTCATCGAGTTCTACCTCGGCCTGCCCGAGGAGCGCCGCGAGGAGTACGTCCGCTGCCACAAGGGCGGCTACAAGGCGCTGAAGGTGATGGAGAAGCAACTGGAGCAGACGCCCTATCTGGTGGGCGACAGCTATTCCATCGCCGATATCACCCTGTACGCCTACACCCATGTGGCGCACCAGGGCGGCTTCGACCTGTCGAACTTCCCGGCGATCAACGCCTGGCTGGCGCGGGTGGCCGATCACCCGCGGCATGTGGGGATGCAGGACTGA
- a CDS encoding bacteriohemerythrin gives MAYLVWQEDLNTGIQVIDAQHKRIVEMINQLHDAQARHDRALLGNVIEELVDYTLSHFAFEETLLEDSGYQFTRAHKKVHELFIKRVSDYRMRFESGEDVADELKGLLGRWLFNHIRNDDANYVASVKAGMQALTRDQGQGGWLSRSMKRFFG, from the coding sequence ATGGCCTATCTGGTCTGGCAGGAGGATCTCAATACCGGGATCCAGGTAATCGACGCGCAGCACAAGCGCATCGTCGAGATGATCAACCAACTGCACGACGCACAGGCACGGCATGACCGGGCGCTACTGGGCAACGTGATCGAGGAGTTGGTCGACTACACCCTTTCGCATTTCGCTTTCGAGGAAACCCTGCTGGAGGACTCCGGCTACCAGTTCACCCGCGCGCACAAGAAGGTCCATGAGCTGTTCATCAAGCGGGTTTCCGATTACCGCATGCGCTTCGAGTCCGGCGAGGACGTGGCCGATGAGCTCAAGGGGCTGCTGGGTCGCTGGCTGTTCAATCACATCCGCAACGACGACGCCAACTACGTGGCGTCGGTGAAGGCCGGAATGCAGGCGCTGACCCGCGACCAGGGGCAGGGAGGCTGGCTGTCGCGGTCGATGAAGCGCTTCTTCGGCTGA
- a CDS encoding cache domain-containing protein, with protein sequence MKTLLKSLLLVSLLMSAFSLFAAQTAAPAEAKRAQALLNKAVTYYEKEGDKAFAAFSRQGEFIDGDLYVFVVDSKGTMLASGGPSVVLIGRDVSTTLDPALREQFAKALAEPASGKVKQADYRWKNWSDGRVERKHVYYQRVGERFIATGYYLPRATPERAAAMLDKAVKAVETDPDATFRKVNALDSSFIEDDLYVFVVDLDTSRFVAHGFNNRMVGTDFASLKDPGGNPVGHAMLELARGQGEGEFEYQWRNPVTTQVENKHAYLRKVGHYMVAVGYYTR encoded by the coding sequence ATGAAAACGCTGTTGAAATCGCTGTTGCTGGTTTCCCTGTTGATGTCTGCATTTTCCCTGTTCGCCGCGCAGACGGCCGCTCCGGCCGAGGCCAAGCGCGCCCAGGCGCTGCTGAACAAGGCCGTGACCTACTACGAGAAGGAGGGGGACAAGGCCTTTGCGGCGTTCAGCCGCCAGGGTGAGTTCATCGATGGCGATCTCTACGTCTTCGTGGTGGACAGCAAAGGCACCATGCTGGCCAGCGGCGGGCCTTCGGTGGTGCTGATCGGTCGCGACGTGTCGACGACGCTCGATCCCGCCCTGCGCGAACAGTTCGCCAAGGCGCTCGCCGAACCTGCGAGCGGCAAGGTGAAGCAGGCGGACTACCGCTGGAAGAACTGGTCCGATGGCCGCGTCGAGCGCAAGCACGTGTACTACCAGCGGGTAGGCGAGCGCTTCATCGCCACCGGCTACTACCTGCCGCGCGCCACGCCGGAGCGGGCGGCGGCGATGCTGGACAAGGCCGTGAAGGCCGTGGAAACCGATCCGGACGCTACCTTCCGCAAGGTAAACGCGCTGGATAGCAGCTTCATCGAGGACGATCTTTATGTGTTCGTCGTGGATCTCGACACTTCCAGGTTCGTTGCCCACGGCTTCAACAACCGCATGGTCGGCACCGACTTCGCTTCGCTGAAGGATCCGGGCGGCAACCCGGTCGGCCACGCCATGCTGGAGCTGGCTCGCGGCCAGGGCGAAGGGGAGTTCGAATACCAGTGGCGCAACCCGGTGACCACCCAGGTGGAGAATAAGCACGCCTACCTGCGCAAGGTCGGTCACTACATGGTCGCGGTGGGTTACTACACGCGCTGA
- the folE gene encoding GTP cyclohydrolase I FolE, translating to MSLEQHYSAILSQLGEDVTREGLVDTPKRAAKAMQYLCRGYQQTLEEIVNGALFSSDNSEMVLVKDIELYSLCEHHLLPFIGKAHVAYIPNGKVLGLSKVARIVDMYARRLQIQENMSRQIAEAVQQVTGALGVAVVIEAKHMCMMMRGVEKQNSSMVTSVMLGEFRENAATRSEFLSLIR from the coding sequence ATGTCCCTGGAACAACACTACTCCGCGATCCTCAGCCAACTCGGTGAGGACGTTACCCGTGAAGGCCTGGTCGATACGCCCAAGCGTGCCGCCAAAGCCATGCAGTACCTTTGCCGCGGCTACCAGCAGACGCTGGAGGAGATCGTCAACGGCGCGCTGTTCAGCTCCGACAACAGCGAAATGGTGCTGGTCAAGGACATCGAGCTCTACTCGCTCTGCGAGCACCACCTGCTGCCCTTCATCGGCAAGGCCCACGTCGCCTACATTCCCAACGGCAAGGTGCTGGGGCTGTCGAAGGTCGCGCGCATCGTCGACATGTACGCCCGCCGCCTGCAGATCCAGGAAAACATGTCGCGGCAGATCGCCGAGGCCGTGCAGCAGGTCACCGGCGCGCTGGGCGTGGCCGTGGTGATCGAGGCCAAGCACATGTGCATGATGATGCGCGGCGTGGAGAAGCAGAACTCCTCGATGGTCACCTCGGTGATGCTCGGCGAGTTCCGCGAGAACGCCGCCACCCGCAGCGAGTTCCTCAGCCTGATCCGCTGA
- a CDS encoding Smr/MutS family protein, which produces MQDDDFSQFAREMRGVKRITVDQADTGKPKADRQQLKELRQNATVRTENIRVDGLSDQFVIDVGPEDELYWARDGVQEGQMRKLKAGQIGFEGSLDLHGMKIEKARETLWDFIAEATRFEVRCVRVTHGKAARVDGRSPMMKSHVNTWLRQHPQVLGFTSCLPRHGGAGAIYVMLRRTMLEGRDE; this is translated from the coding sequence ATGCAAGACGACGACTTTTCCCAGTTCGCCCGCGAGATGCGCGGCGTCAAGCGCATCACAGTGGACCAGGCCGACACCGGCAAGCCCAAGGCCGACCGCCAGCAGCTCAAGGAGCTGCGGCAGAACGCGACCGTGCGCACCGAGAACATCCGGGTGGACGGCCTGTCCGACCAGTTCGTCATCGACGTCGGGCCGGAAGATGAACTCTACTGGGCCCGTGACGGTGTCCAGGAAGGCCAGATGCGCAAGCTCAAGGCCGGCCAGATCGGCTTCGAGGGCAGCCTCGACCTGCACGGCATGAAGATCGAAAAGGCCCGCGAAACCCTCTGGGACTTCATCGCCGAAGCCACCCGCTTCGAGGTCCGCTGCGTCCGCGTCACCCACGGCAAGGCCGCGCGCGTCGACGGCAGGAGTCCGATGATGAAGAGCCACGTGAATACCTGGCTGCGCCAGCACCCGCAGGTGCTCGGCTTCACCTCCTGCCTGCCGCGCCACGGCGGTGCCGGGGCCATCTACGTGATGCTGCGGCGCACCATGCTCGAAGGCCGCGACGAGTAA
- a CDS encoding cysteine hydrolase family protein, whose translation MSLPLSMLQISGRGYPPATLRQSTLLIIDAQEEYRSGVLALPDLDAAVAQIRLLLESARVMGTPIVHVHHLGVRGGVLDPQGPRGQFLPELAPLPGEVIVDKRLPNAFAGTDLHERLQAHGRLDVIVCGFMTHSSISTTVRAAKDYGYRCTLADAACATRDIPTPEGGVLAARDLHRAEMAALGDNFAAVVAQAQALI comes from the coding sequence ATGTCCCTTCCGCTCAGCATGCTGCAGATCAGTGGACGCGGGTACCCGCCGGCCACGCTGCGCCAGAGCACTCTGTTGATCATCGATGCCCAGGAGGAGTACCGCAGCGGCGTGCTGGCGCTGCCTGACCTGGATGCGGCGGTGGCGCAGATCCGCCTGCTGCTGGAGTCGGCCCGGGTCATGGGCACCCCGATCGTTCACGTGCACCACCTGGGCGTGCGGGGCGGCGTACTCGACCCGCAGGGCCCACGTGGCCAGTTCCTCCCCGAGCTCGCCCCGCTGCCGGGCGAGGTCATCGTGGACAAGCGCCTGCCCAATGCCTTCGCCGGCACCGACCTGCATGAGCGCCTGCAGGCCCACGGTCGCCTGGACGTGATCGTCTGCGGCTTCATGACCCATTCGAGCATCAGCACCACCGTACGCGCCGCCAAGGACTACGGCTACCGTTGCACCCTGGCGGACGCCGCCTGCGCCACCCGCGACATCCCCACCCCGGAAGGCGGCGTACTCGCCGCCCGTGACCTGCACCGGGCGGAGATGGCCGCCCTGGGCGACAACTTCGCCGCGGTGGTCGCCCAGGCCCAGGCCCTGATCTGA
- the prmB gene encoding 50S ribosomal protein L3 N(5)-glutamine methyltransferase produces the protein MTQSRLLTLRDHIRWAVSRFHAEELFFGHGTDNAWDEARQLVLGALHLPWEMADAYLDCRLEDEEREYLMHLLRRRIEERVPTAYLLGEAWFCGLPFVIDERVLVPRSPIAELIERRFEPWLAADPARILDLCTGSGCIGIACASAFPEAEVVLGDLSFEALEVANINIERHELGERVYSVQGDGFAGLPGQRFDLIVSNPPYVDAEDFADMPPEYHHEPALGLACGDDGLDLVRRMLAEAADHLTERGSLVVEVGNSQVHVAALYPEVDFTWLDFEYGGHGVFLLSAEQCRQHQDLFKSRVTA, from the coding sequence GTGACTCAATCCCGTTTGCTGACCCTGCGTGACCACATCCGCTGGGCGGTCAGCCGTTTCCACGCCGAGGAACTGTTCTTCGGTCATGGCACCGATAACGCCTGGGACGAGGCCCGCCAACTTGTGCTCGGTGCGCTGCATCTGCCGTGGGAGATGGCCGATGCCTACCTGGACTGCCGCCTCGAGGATGAAGAGCGCGAGTACCTGATGCACCTGCTGCGCCGGCGCATCGAAGAGCGCGTGCCCACCGCCTACCTGCTGGGAGAGGCCTGGTTCTGCGGGTTGCCGTTCGTGATCGACGAGCGCGTGCTGGTGCCGCGCTCGCCCATCGCCGAGCTGATCGAGCGCCGTTTCGAGCCGTGGCTGGCGGCCGACCCGGCGCGCATTCTCGACCTCTGCACCGGCTCGGGCTGCATCGGCATCGCCTGCGCCAGTGCCTTCCCCGAGGCCGAAGTCGTGCTGGGCGACCTGTCCTTCGAGGCCTTGGAAGTGGCCAATATCAATATCGAGCGCCACGAACTGGGCGAGCGTGTCTACTCCGTGCAGGGCGATGGCTTTGCCGGCCTGCCGGGGCAGCGCTTCGACCTGATCGTGTCCAACCCGCCCTATGTCGACGCCGAAGACTTCGCCGACATGCCTCCGGAATATCATCACGAACCGGCGCTGGGCCTGGCCTGCGGCGACGACGGCCTGGACCTGGTGCGGCGCATGCTGGCTGAGGCGGCGGACCATCTGACCGAGCGCGGCAGCCTGGTCGTCGAGGTGGGCAACAGCCAGGTCCACGTGGCGGCGCTCTACCCGGAGGTGGACTTCACCTGGCTCGATTTCGAGTACGGCGGCCATGGCGTGTTCCTGCTCTCGGCCGAGCAGTGCCGGCAGCATCAGGACCTGTTCAAGTCACGGGTAACGGCCTGA
- a CDS encoding N-acetyltransferase codes for MSQAEPTPIAESAPQSAARPHPWAELGPEHYRLLRLAPLPTDRSTGARPLRFVQLGRVERHSSEQSLLRLTVQLPGQVLRKEVNLLEVWADHRNKEIRFGADSGFATEPLNRGLGRFLLAQGVAWAKKKWAHYRVEGGALAMKEVPNEEARQRRDHFLRAQGFDVIYEDSRLLKARYNVGRISELYDDWHKEKVQILPLLDAAAMLEQADHNLATQANEIRRLEQRIETFRRDDTSLRFTIACLTVFAVFQAGLLIWIATH; via the coding sequence ATGAGCCAAGCCGAACCCACGCCCATCGCCGAGAGCGCCCCCCAGAGCGCCGCCCGCCCACACCCGTGGGCGGAACTGGGCCCGGAGCACTATCGCCTGCTGCGCCTGGCGCCGCTGCCCACCGACCGCTCGACCGGCGCCCGCCCGCTGCGCTTCGTCCAGCTTGGCCGGGTCGAACGTCACAGCAGCGAACAGAGCCTGCTGCGCCTGACCGTCCAGTTGCCCGGGCAGGTGCTGCGCAAGGAAGTGAACCTGCTGGAAGTCTGGGCGGACCACCGCAACAAGGAAATCCGCTTCGGCGCCGACTCGGGCTTCGCCACCGAACCGCTGAACCGTGGCCTGGGCCGCTTCCTGCTGGCCCAGGGCGTGGCCTGGGCAAAGAAGAAATGGGCGCACTACCGTGTCGAAGGTGGCGCATTGGCGATGAAGGAGGTGCCCAACGAAGAAGCCCGCCAGCGCCGGGATCACTTCCTCCGCGCCCAGGGCTTCGACGTGATCTACGAGGACTCGCGGCTGCTCAAGGCGCGCTATAACGTCGGCCGGATCAGCGAGCTGTACGACGACTGGCACAAGGAAAAGGTGCAGATCCTGCCGCTGCTGGACGCCGCCGCCATGCTCGAACAGGCCGACCACAACCTCGCCACCCAGGCCAACGAAATCCGCCGCCTGGAGCAGCGCATCGAAACCTTCCGCCGCGACGACACCAGCCTGCGCTTCACCATCGCCTGCCTGACGGTGTTCGCGGTGTTCCAGGCCGGATTGCTGATCTGGATCGCCACCCACTGA
- a CDS encoding alpha/beta hydrolase, with amino-acid sequence MKSSMRRLALLCLCLFAGLLGSTAQAAPSSILQRPYDLDSGHGVLRGTLLLPQSATPPPVALLIAGSGPTDRDGNNPEGGQNAYLRKLAEALAENGIASVRYDKRGVARSLPAAPREEELSVEGYVADVVAWSDKLARDPRFGRQVLIGHSEGALIASLAAPASHADELISISGSARPIGEVLREQLQGRLPPPLQAEADRLIDGLNAGQLQSRVPQPLLVLFRPSVQPYLISLFRQRPARAFAALKMPTLILQGRHDIQVSEEDALALKQAKPDSQLYLIDGMNHILRIVPASGPQQLASYNNPNLPLARELVQRIVAFVKTARTLPNATLALSGADASRNAAPRR; translated from the coding sequence CTGAAGTCTTCGATGCGCCGTCTCGCCCTCCTCTGTCTCTGCCTGTTCGCCGGCCTGCTCGGCTCGACCGCACAAGCCGCTCCCAGCAGCATCCTGCAACGCCCCTACGACCTGGACAGCGGCCACGGCGTGCTGCGCGGCACCCTGCTGCTGCCGCAGAGCGCGACCCCGCCGCCGGTCGCCCTGCTGATCGCCGGCTCCGGCCCCACCGACCGCGACGGCAACAATCCCGAGGGCGGGCAGAACGCCTACCTGCGCAAGCTGGCCGAAGCGCTGGCCGAGAACGGCATCGCCAGTGTGCGCTACGACAAGCGCGGCGTGGCCCGCAGCCTGCCGGCGGCGCCTCGGGAGGAGGAACTCAGCGTCGAAGGCTACGTCGCCGACGTGGTTGCCTGGAGCGACAAGCTGGCGCGCGACCCGCGCTTCGGCCGCCAGGTGCTGATCGGCCACAGCGAGGGTGCGCTGATCGCCAGCCTGGCGGCCCCGGCATCCCACGCCGACGAGCTGATATCGATCTCCGGCAGCGCCCGCCCCATCGGCGAGGTGCTGCGCGAGCAGTTGCAAGGCCGCCTGCCGCCACCCCTGCAGGCCGAAGCCGACCGCTTGATCGACGGCCTCAACGCCGGCCAGCTCCAGTCCCGCGTACCGCAGCCGCTGCTCGTACTGTTCCGCCCCAGTGTGCAGCCCTACCTGATCTCGCTGTTCCGCCAGCGCCCCGCCCGGGCCTTCGCCGCATTGAAGATGCCGACCCTGATCCTCCAGGGCCGCCACGACATCCAGGTCAGCGAGGAAGACGCGCTGGCGCTCAAGCAGGCCAAGCCCGACAGCCAGCTATACCTGATCGACGGCATGAACCACATCCTGCGCATCGTGCCGGCCAGCGGCCCACAACAGTTGGCCTCCTACAACAACCCCAACCTGCCCCTGGCGCGGGAGCTGGTGCAGCGCATCGTCGCCTTCGTGAAGACCGCCCGCACCCTGCCCAACGCCACCCTGGCGTTATCTGGAGCGGACGCCTCAAGAAACGCCGCGCCCCGTCGATAA
- the aroC gene encoding chorismate synthase produces the protein MSGNTYGKLFTVTTAGESHGPALVAIVDGCPPGLEISLEDLQRDLDRRKPGTSRHTTQRQEADEVEILSGVFEGKTTGTSIGLLIRNTDQKSKDYSAIKDLFRPAHADYTYHHKYGIRDYRGGGRSSARETAMRVAAGAIAKKVLAGMGISVRGYMSQLGPIEIPFKTWDSVEDNAFFSPDPDKVPELEAYMDQLRRDQDSVGAKITVVAEGVPPGLGEPIFDRLDAELAHALMSINAVKGVEIGAGFASVAQRGTEHRDELTPEGFLSNNAGGILGGISSGQPIIAHLALKPTSSITTPGRSIDVNGNPVDVITKGRHDPCVGIRATPIAEAMMAIVLLDHLLRHRAQNADVKVGTPVLGQL, from the coding sequence ATGTCCGGCAACACCTACGGCAAGCTGTTCACCGTCACCACCGCTGGCGAAAGCCACGGCCCGGCGCTGGTCGCCATCGTCGACGGCTGCCCGCCCGGCCTGGAGATTTCCCTGGAAGACCTGCAGCGCGACCTGGACCGCCGCAAGCCCGGCACCAGCCGCCACACCACCCAGCGCCAGGAAGCCGACGAGGTGGAAATCCTCTCCGGCGTGTTCGAGGGCAAGACCACCGGCACCTCGATCGGTCTGCTGATCCGCAACACCGACCAGAAGTCCAAGGACTACTCGGCGATCAAGGACCTGTTCCGCCCGGCCCACGCCGATTACACCTACCACCACAAGTACGGCATCCGCGACTACCGTGGTGGTGGCCGCTCCTCGGCACGCGAGACCGCCATGCGTGTGGCCGCCGGCGCCATCGCCAAGAAGGTCCTGGCGGGCATGGGCATCAGCGTGCGCGGCTACATGAGCCAGCTCGGCCCGATCGAAATCCCTTTCAAGACCTGGGACAGTGTCGAAGACAACGCCTTCTTCAGCCCCGACCCGGACAAGGTGCCGGAGCTGGAGGCCTACATGGACCAGCTGCGCCGCGACCAGGACTCGGTCGGCGCGAAGATCACCGTGGTCGCCGAAGGCGTACCGCCGGGCCTGGGCGAGCCGATCTTCGACCGCCTGGACGCCGAACTGGCCCATGCGCTGATGAGCATCAACGCGGTGAAGGGCGTGGAAATCGGCGCCGGCTTCGCCAGCGTCGCCCAGCGCGGCACCGAGCACCGCGACGAGCTGACCCCCGAAGGCTTCCTGTCGAACAATGCCGGCGGCATTCTCGGCGGCATTTCCTCCGGCCAGCCGATCATCGCCCACCTGGCGCTCAAGCCGACCTCCAGCATCACCACCCCCGGCCGTTCCATCGACGTGAACGGCAACCCGGTGGACGTGATCACCAAGGGCCGCCATGACCCGTGCGTGGGCATCCGCGCCACCCCCATCGCCGAGGCGATGATGGCCATCGTGCTGCTCGACCACCTGTTGCGCCACCGCGCGCAGAACGCCGACGTGAAGGTCGGCACTCCGGTCCTCGGTCAGCTCTGA
- a CDS encoding methylthioribulose 1-phosphate dehydratase, producing MNDTREQLTRQIIDAGRFLYGRGWSPATSSNYSARLAADRALLTVSGKHKGQLGEDDVLETDLAGNSLEAGKKPSAETLLHTQLYAWRAEIGAVLHTHSVNATVLSRLTVGDRLELEDYELQKAFAGVTTHEGRVTVPIFDNDQDIARLAAKVQPWLDAHPDCPGYLIRGHGLYTWGPRMSDVLRQVEAFEFLFECELKVLSLRGVAQ from the coding sequence ATGAACGACACCCGTGAACAGCTGACCCGGCAGATCATCGACGCCGGCCGCTTCCTCTATGGCCGCGGCTGGTCGCCGGCCACCAGCAGCAACTACTCGGCGCGCCTGGCGGCCGACCGCGCGCTGCTCACCGTCTCGGGCAAGCACAAGGGCCAGCTCGGCGAGGACGATGTGCTGGAAACCGACCTGGCCGGCAACAGCCTGGAGGCGGGCAAGAAACCCTCGGCGGAAACCCTGCTGCACACCCAGCTCTACGCCTGGCGCGCGGAGATCGGCGCGGTGCTGCACACCCATTCGGTCAATGCCACGGTGCTGTCGCGTCTGACCGTGGGCGACCGCCTGGAGCTGGAAGACTACGAGTTGCAGAAGGCCTTCGCCGGCGTCACCACGCACGAAGGCCGCGTCACCGTGCCGATCTTCGACAACGACCAGGACATCGCCCGCCTGGCGGCCAAGGTGCAGCCCTGGCTCGATGCGCATCCGGACTGTCCCGGTTACCTGATCCGTGGCCACGGCCTGTACACTTGGGGACCGCGCATGAGCGACGTGCTGCGCCAGGTGGAGGCCTTCGAGTTCCTCTTCGAGTGCGAGCTGAAGGTGCTGAGCCTGCGTGGCGTCGCGCAGTGA